In Nitrospira sp., one genomic interval encodes:
- a CDS encoding Fic family protein, which yields MVGNAQISGHVCDRLCRVSYQSDCFGFKFFRVSPSCLGGHAVLRFHPVPPYTGVSEIGGRSPEALGDLERFLYAKDELPPLVKIGLAHVQFETIHPFLDGNGRVGRLLITFLLTERGVLHKPVLYLSHYFKAHRQAYYDHLQAVRVHGAWEEWLAFFLRGVTEVAEQAAVTARNILSVREEHRRAITEHLGRAAGNGHKVLESLFDRPIVSVSDVRKITGTTFAAANSLVTRLAKVGVLSEMTGYARNRRFRYASYIALFNEGPSAAP from the coding sequence ATGGTCGGCAATGCCCAGATTTCTGGCCACGTGTGCGACAGGCTGTGCCGAGTCTCGTACCAATCGGACTGCTTCGGCTTTAAATTCTTCCGTGTATCGCCGTCGTGTCTTGGTGGTCACGCTGTCCTCCGATTTCATCCTGTTCCTCCTTATACAGGTGTCTCTGAAATCGGGGGAAGGTCACCAGAGGCGCTCGGCGACCTGGAGAGATTCCTCTATGCGAAGGACGAGCTACCACCACTCGTGAAGATCGGGCTCGCGCATGTGCAGTTCGAGACCATCCATCCCTTTCTCGACGGCAACGGGCGGGTGGGCCGGCTGCTGATCACCTTCCTGCTGACCGAGCGTGGCGTGCTCCACAAACCTGTGCTCTACCTCTCGCACTATTTCAAAGCGCATCGGCAGGCTTACTACGATCATTTGCAGGCCGTACGCGTTCACGGCGCCTGGGAAGAGTGGCTTGCGTTCTTTCTGCGCGGCGTGACCGAGGTTGCCGAGCAGGCGGCTGTCACCGCGCGAAACATACTGTCCGTACGCGAGGAGCATCGCCGTGCGATCACCGAGCATCTCGGACGCGCGGCCGGCAACGGCCATAAGGTGCTTGAGTCGTTGTTCGATCGTCCGATCGTTTCCGTCAGCGATGTGCGCAAGATCACTGGGACCACCTTCGCCGCAGCGAACAGTCTGGTTACACGCCTTGCCAAAGTTGGGGTGCTCAGCGAGATGACGGGTTATGCCCGCAACCGACGTTTCCGCTACGCCTCCTACATCGCATTGTTCAACGAAGGCCCATCGGCCGCGCCATGA
- the nuoL gene encoding NADH-quinone oxidoreductase subunit L: protein MIYALIPLLPLFAFVIVGIGEQWVKDRAHLVAVPAMIGSFLLSLSALYDVATGSPIHVPLYTWLTSGTLDIHIGIMIDRLTAVMLVLVTTVSMLVHIYTIGYMQGEPGYARFFSYIALFTFSMLMLVMADNLLQLFVFWEAVGLCSYLLIGHWYDRPSACAAATKAFLVNRVGDFGFILGLFLVWLTFGSLDYAAVFAQVEGAAGQTLNLLEPLGGSWTVSVMTLICLLLFTGAVGKSAQVPLHVWLPDAMEGPTPISALIHAATMVTAGVFMVARLAPLYNLSPTAMTVVALVGGLTMMLGATIALTQTDIKRVVAYSTMSQLGYMVMACGLGAYSAGMYHLLTHGAFKALLFLGCGSVIIALHHEQDMRRMGGLKDKLPLTYWTFLVGSLALAGFPLTAGFFSKDDILVSSWSAGPLGQVLTVCGLLTAGLTAFYSFRLVFVTFWGASHVDPHHAGHVHEPSTTMTAPLMVLAVLSIVAGYLGIPSFLEPVFHGEGGGHHESAAAYGIMGLATLMGFAGIGAAYYLYVLNPGLPDRLAQQWRAAYELSLHKWYVDEAYDRLFVRSTMTAATQMWRHVDVAIIDGAVNGVARAIAWSGWLMRLTQSGQTQHYALGMTLGAVVILTVYLLM from the coding sequence GTGATCTACGCCCTTATCCCGTTGCTGCCCCTGTTCGCCTTTGTGATCGTCGGCATCGGCGAGCAGTGGGTCAAGGACCGCGCGCACCTCGTCGCGGTGCCGGCCATGATCGGCTCATTCCTGCTCTCCCTGTCGGCGCTGTACGACGTCGCCACCGGCTCCCCGATCCACGTCCCCCTCTACACCTGGCTCACGTCGGGCACCCTCGACATCCACATCGGCATCATGATCGATCGGCTCACCGCCGTCATGCTGGTGTTAGTGACGACGGTCAGCATGCTGGTGCACATCTACACCATCGGCTACATGCAGGGGGAACCGGGGTACGCCCGCTTCTTTTCCTATATCGCCCTCTTCACCTTCTCCATGTTGATGTTGGTGATGGCGGACAACCTGCTGCAGCTCTTCGTATTCTGGGAGGCGGTGGGCCTCTGCTCCTACCTGCTGATCGGCCATTGGTACGACCGCCCCAGCGCCTGCGCCGCCGCGACCAAGGCCTTTCTGGTCAATCGCGTGGGAGATTTCGGGTTCATTCTCGGCCTGTTCCTCGTATGGTTGACGTTCGGTTCGCTCGACTACGCCGCGGTCTTCGCCCAGGTCGAGGGAGCGGCAGGCCAGACCCTCAATCTGCTCGAGCCGTTGGGCGGCAGCTGGACGGTCTCGGTCATGACGCTGATCTGTCTCCTGCTCTTCACCGGGGCGGTGGGAAAGTCGGCCCAGGTCCCGCTGCATGTCTGGCTGCCCGACGCCATGGAAGGCCCGACGCCGATCTCAGCCTTGATCCACGCCGCGACCATGGTCACCGCGGGCGTCTTCATGGTGGCTCGGCTCGCGCCGCTCTACAACCTCTCGCCCACGGCCATGACCGTGGTGGCGCTGGTCGGCGGCCTGACGATGATGCTGGGGGCGACCATCGCCCTGACCCAAACCGATATCAAGCGCGTGGTGGCCTATTCGACCATGAGCCAGCTCGGCTACATGGTAATGGCCTGCGGCCTAGGCGCCTACAGCGCGGGCATGTACCACCTGCTTACGCACGGGGCCTTCAAGGCCCTGCTGTTCCTCGGCTGCGGCTCCGTCATCATCGCGCTCCACCACGAACAGGACATGCGCCGCATGGGCGGCCTGAAGGACAAGCTCCCGTTGACCTATTGGACGTTCCTGGTCGGCTCCCTGGCCTTGGCCGGTTTTCCGCTCACGGCGGGGTTCTTCAGCAAGGACGACATACTGGTCTCGTCTTGGTCGGCCGGTCCGCTGGGCCAGGTCCTCACCGTTTGCGGATTGCTCACGGCGGGCCTGACCGCTTTTTATAGTTTCCGCCTGGTGTTCGTGACCTTCTGGGGCGCATCCCATGTCGATCCGCACCACGCCGGTCACGTCCATGAGCCTTCGACCACGATGACCGCGCCGCTGATGGTATTGGCGGTCCTGAGCATCGTGGCGGGCTACCTCGGCATCCCCTCGTTCTTGGAGCCGGTGTTTCACGGCGAAGGCGGCGGCCACCACGAGAGCGCGGCGGCCTACGGCATCATGGGACTGGCCACGTTGATGGGTTTTGCCGGCATCGGCGCCGCCTACTATCTCTATGTGCTGAATCCCGGCCTGCCGGATCGGCTGGCGCAACAATGGCGTGCCGCCTACGAATTGTCGCTCCACAAGTGGTATGTCGATGAGGCGTACGATCGGCTGTTCGTCCGTTCGACCATGACGGCGGCCACCCAAATGTGGCGACATGTGGACGTCGCGATCATCGACGGTGCCGTCAACGGCGTGGCCCGGGCCATCGCCTGGAGCGGCTGGTTGATGCGCCTGACGCAGAGCGGGCAGACCCAACATTATGCCTTGGGCATGACCCTGGGAGCCGTCGTCATTTTAACCGTCTACCTGTTGATGTAA
- a CDS encoding transposase, protein MLRRPLESTQYAATSYQRRLTEYGLIPSMSRKGNCWDNACVESFFGTLKRELIHHRQYPTRDEAKQEIFEYLEVFYNRQRRHSTLGYQSPAEFEARAAVA, encoded by the coding sequence ATGTTGCGACGACCACTTGAATCCACCCAGTATGCCGCCACGAGCTACCAGCGGCGACTCACGGAGTATGGCCTCATCCCCAGTATGAGCCGCAAAGGCAATTGCTGGGACAACGCCTGCGTCGAGAGCTTCTTTGGCACCTTAAAACGGGAACTCATTCATCATCGACAGTACCCCACACGAGACGAGGCCAAGCAGGAGATCTTTGAATATCTCGAAGTGTTTTATAATCGGCAACGCCGCCACTCCACCCTCGGCTATCAGTCCCCTGCCGAGTTTGAAGCACGGGCGGCTGTCGCGTAA
- a CDS encoding transposase → MTTKTRRRYTEEFKAEAVRLVRDSAQPVAHVARNLGIADHLLYRWRAEQQQAEHQGHTRQSMRAGQEELARLRRENATLKQERDFLRRAAAFFAKESR, encoded by the coding sequence GTGACCACCAAGACACGACGGCGATACACGGAAGAATTTAAAGCCGAAGCAGTCCGATTGGTACGAGACTCGGCACAGCCTGTCGCACACGTGGCCAGAAATCTGGGCATTGCCGACCATCTGCTCTACCGCTGGCGGGCGGAGCAGCAACAGGCGGAACACCAGGGGCACACACGCCAGTCGATGCGTGCGGGACAGGAGGAACTCGCACGGCTAAGACGAGAAAACGCGACCTTGAAACAGGAACGGGATTTTTTACGACGTGCGGCGGCGTTCTTCGCGAAGGAGTCGCGATGA
- a CDS encoding IS30 family transposase, with translation MNIRKRRSDRSGRPPLRSPGRPPVAGGEVRRRFWAAIAAGMASEDAAVKAGVSQPVGTRWFRKAGGMPPAMFGLSARPLSGRYLSFAEREEIALLRVQGYSMQEVARRLGRAASTISRELRRNAATRSGGLEYRATTAQWHAERAARRPKQAKLAQNARLRAYVEERLAGVVVAPNGTPVPGPAVLWKGRRHGARQDRRWAHAWSPEQIARRLAVDFPEDETMRISHEAIYQALFVHARGALRRELAACLRTGRTLRMPRARTHRRGKAFISPEIMISHRPAEAADRALPGHWEGDLILGLSSSAIGTLVERTTRFTLLLHLPRMMGHGHEARVKNGPALAGHGAEAVRDAITRTIITLPEQLRRSLTWDQGAEMAQHARLTIDAGVQVYFCDPHSPWQRGTNENTNGLLRQYFPKGTDLSVHSAEEVAAVAAALNARPRKTLDWKTPAEALDQLLR, from the coding sequence ATGAACATTCGAAAGCGGCGTTCGGATCGGTCTGGGCGGCCACCCTTGCGGTCACCAGGTCGACCGCCGGTGGCAGGAGGAGAGGTGCGGCGACGGTTCTGGGCGGCGATCGCGGCAGGCATGGCCAGTGAGGATGCCGCAGTCAAGGCCGGGGTGTCGCAGCCGGTAGGAACACGATGGTTCCGGAAAGCAGGCGGCATGCCCCCAGCAATGTTTGGACTCTCGGCGCGGCCACTCTCCGGCCGGTATCTCTCGTTTGCAGAGCGAGAGGAGATCGCGCTCCTTCGCGTGCAAGGCTACTCGATGCAGGAGGTCGCTCGCCGACTCGGGCGGGCAGCATCGACGATCTCCCGGGAGTTGCGGCGCAACGCCGCCACCCGAAGTGGCGGGCTGGAATATCGCGCGACCACAGCGCAATGGCACGCCGAGCGAGCCGCTCGCCGTCCCAAACAGGCGAAGCTTGCACAAAACGCGAGATTGCGGGCTTATGTGGAGGAACGACTGGCTGGCGTCGTCGTCGCGCCAAACGGTACTCCTGTGCCCGGCCCGGCCGTGCTCTGGAAAGGCCGTCGGCATGGAGCGCGGCAGGATAGGCGGTGGGCACACGCATGGAGCCCGGAGCAGATCGCCCGTCGCCTGGCGGTCGACTTCCCGGAAGATGAGACCATGCGCATCAGCCATGAAGCCATCTATCAAGCGCTGTTCGTTCACGCTCGAGGTGCGCTGCGCCGCGAGCTGGCGGCCTGTTTGCGCACCGGGCGAACGTTGCGGATGCCGAGGGCGCGTACGCACAGGAGAGGCAAGGCCTTCATCTCGCCCGAGATCATGATCAGTCACCGTCCGGCAGAGGCAGCCGATCGCGCCCTGCCGGGCCACTGGGAAGGGGACCTCATTCTGGGGCTGAGCAGCTCCGCGATCGGCACCTTGGTGGAGCGTACGACGCGCTTCACCCTACTGCTGCACCTACCTCGCATGATGGGCCATGGCCATGAGGCTCGTGTGAAGAACGGGCCCGCGCTCGCCGGACACGGTGCCGAGGCCGTGCGTGACGCCATCACGCGCACGATCATCACCTTGCCCGAGCAGCTTCGCCGGTCGTTGACTTGGGATCAAGGGGCTGAGATGGCCCAGCACGCACGCCTGACGATCGACGCAGGCGTGCAGGTCTACTTCTGCGATCCTCACAGCCCATGGCAACGCGGCACCAACGAAAACACCAATGGGTTGCTGCGCCAGTACTTCCCGAAAGGCACCGATCTCAGCGTACACAGCGCCGAGGAGGTTGCGGCCGTGGCGGCTGCCCTCAACGCCAGGCCTCGAAAAACGCTGGATTGGAAAACGCCTGCAGAGGCGCTTGACCAGTTGCTCCGATAG
- a CDS encoding DEAD/DEAH box helicase family protein, translating into MSQFTFLQREWAAVFEAASKAEAAVYGDPRAACFYTRRALELAVRWAYKHDAFLRLPYQDNLSALIHDPSFKQSAGEAVFSKARVINTLGNRAVHSHRPVPESDALAAVRELFHVAYWFARTYARAGRPAPTLTFEAAALPRLATMTARTAEQLQTLDARLREKDESLAALLTGKTALDEELKRLRAEVAEAKKAATAQADPHDYSETETRDYFIDLLLKEAGWPLDQPRDREYEVSGMPNQEGHGFIDYVLWGDDGKPLGLVEAKRTRRDPRVGQQQAKLYADCLERQYGQRPVMFYSDDYEHWLWDDTSYPPRRVQGFYKKAELELLIHRRETRRSPAQAPISSTIVERHYQTRAIRRVAEAFERDHDRKALLVMATGSGKTRTVIALADLLMRCNWAKRVLFLADRVALVNQAVNAFKTHLPDASPVNLVAEKDGEGRVYVSTYPTMMGLIDEAADGQRRFGVGHFDLVIIDEAHRSVFQKYRAIFDYFDSLLVGLTATPKDEVDRNTYGLFDLENGVPTDAYSLEEAVRDGFLVPPRAVSVPLRFQRQGITYDELSEDEKDQWDALEWNDDGTVPTRVEAEAVNKWLFNKDTLDKVLAHVMTRGLKVAGGDRLGKTIVFAKNQQHADFIAERFNANYPHFKGEFARVITFETEYAQSVIDRFSQKDKAPHLAISVDMLDTGIDVPEVVNLVFFKLVRSKTKFWQMVGRGTRLCPDLFGPDQHKECFYLFDYCQNLEYFSQDLPATEGAAAESLGKRLFNARLELIAALDGATHEPPVSATHEVLPTYGDPATKEEVRRSVAELLQVEVAAMNVNNFVVRPHRRLVEQYAKPGSWVVLSKEALAELSREVAGLPTELDPEKEEAKRFDLLALSLQLALLRAEPGFPRLRDRVKEIAGLLEEKRATPMVRGQMALIQDVQRDEWWQDITVPMLEAMRRRLRGLVQFIDRRQRKPVYTDFEDLMGSESTVTLPGFAVGTDHAKFLAKVRAFLCQHLDHVVIAKLRTNKPLTATDLSELERVLAESGTGGPDDIRWAADEAQGLGLFVRSLVGMERSAAKEALAGFIAGKTFTANQLEFINLVVDHLTEHGVMEPARLYESPFIDLSPHGPDALFKPGELDDLLRALEAVRATALAA; encoded by the coding sequence ATGAGCCAGTTCACCTTCCTTCAGCGCGAATGGGCCGCTGTGTTCGAGGCCGCATCGAAGGCGGAAGCGGCAGTGTACGGCGATCCTCGGGCGGCCTGCTTCTATACCCGCCGAGCGTTGGAACTGGCGGTACGCTGGGCCTACAAGCATGACGCTTTCCTCAGGCTCCCGTACCAGGACAACCTTTCCGCCCTGATCCACGACCCCAGTTTCAAACAGTCGGCTGGGGAGGCCGTGTTCAGCAAAGCACGGGTGATCAACACCCTCGGCAACCGCGCCGTACACAGCCATCGCCCGGTGCCTGAGTCGGATGCGCTTGCTGCTGTCCGCGAGCTGTTCCACGTCGCCTATTGGTTCGCGCGTACCTATGCACGGGCAGGACGGCCTGCGCCGACGCTCACGTTCGAGGCCGCCGCGCTTCCGCGTTTGGCCACGATGACGGCGCGGACGGCCGAGCAGTTGCAGACGCTGGACGCGCGCCTGCGAGAAAAGGACGAGAGCCTCGCGGCTCTGCTGACCGGCAAGACCGCACTCGATGAGGAGCTGAAGCGGCTGCGCGCCGAGGTGGCTGAGGCAAAGAAGGCGGCAACCGCCCAGGCCGACCCACATGATTACTCGGAGACCGAGACCCGCGACTACTTCATCGACCTGCTGCTCAAGGAGGCCGGCTGGCCGCTCGACCAACCTCGCGATCGAGAGTATGAGGTCAGCGGCATGCCCAATCAGGAGGGACATGGCTTCATTGATTACGTGCTGTGGGGCGACGACGGTAAACCGCTGGGGCTGGTGGAGGCCAAGCGTACCCGGCGAGATCCCCGGGTGGGGCAGCAGCAGGCGAAGCTCTATGCCGATTGTTTGGAGCGGCAGTACGGCCAGAGGCCGGTCATGTTCTATTCAGACGACTACGAACATTGGCTCTGGGACGATACCAGTTACCCGCCGCGCCGGGTGCAGGGGTTTTACAAGAAGGCCGAACTCGAACTCCTGATCCATCGGCGCGAGACCCGGCGCTCACCGGCACAGGCGCCCATCAGCTCAACCATCGTCGAGCGGCACTATCAGACTCGCGCCATTCGCCGTGTCGCCGAGGCGTTCGAGCGCGACCACGACCGCAAGGCGTTACTCGTGATGGCCACTGGTTCCGGCAAGACACGCACGGTCATCGCGCTGGCAGATTTGCTCATGCGCTGCAACTGGGCCAAGCGGGTCCTCTTCCTCGCCGACCGCGTGGCACTCGTGAACCAGGCCGTGAATGCGTTCAAGACCCATCTGCCCGATGCATCACCGGTGAATCTGGTCGCGGAGAAAGACGGCGAGGGCCGCGTGTATGTCTCGACGTACCCCACGATGATGGGACTGATCGATGAGGCGGCTGACGGCCAGCGACGTTTCGGTGTGGGGCATTTCGATCTGGTGATCATCGATGAGGCGCATCGCTCGGTGTTCCAGAAGTACCGCGCCATATTCGACTATTTCGATTCACTCCTCGTGGGGCTCACCGCGACGCCGAAGGACGAAGTCGACCGTAACACCTATGGCCTGTTTGACCTTGAGAACGGGGTGCCGACCGACGCCTACTCGCTTGAGGAGGCCGTGCGCGACGGCTTTCTCGTGCCGCCACGAGCGGTCTCGGTCCCGCTCAGGTTTCAGCGCCAAGGCATCACGTACGACGAACTGTCGGAAGACGAGAAGGATCAATGGGATGCGCTTGAGTGGAACGACGACGGTACGGTCCCTACCAGGGTGGAGGCTGAGGCGGTCAACAAGTGGCTCTTCAATAAAGATACCCTGGATAAGGTCCTTGCGCATGTGATGACCAGGGGCCTCAAGGTGGCCGGCGGCGACCGACTCGGCAAGACCATCGTCTTCGCGAAGAATCAGCAACATGCGGACTTCATTGCCGAGCGCTTCAACGCCAACTATCCGCATTTCAAGGGAGAGTTTGCGCGGGTGATCACCTTCGAGACCGAGTATGCACAAAGCGTGATCGACAGGTTCTCACAGAAGGACAAGGCGCCTCATCTGGCGATTTCGGTCGACATGCTGGATACCGGGATCGACGTGCCGGAGGTGGTGAATCTCGTTTTCTTCAAGCTGGTGCGATCCAAGACGAAGTTCTGGCAGATGGTCGGTCGCGGCACGCGGCTGTGTCCGGATCTGTTCGGGCCGGATCAGCACAAAGAGTGCTTCTACCTCTTCGACTATTGCCAGAACCTGGAATATTTCAGTCAGGACCTTCCCGCCACTGAGGGCGCGGCGGCAGAGTCACTTGGCAAGCGGCTCTTCAATGCACGGCTGGAACTGATCGCTGCGCTGGATGGCGCTACCCACGAGCCGCCGGTCTCGGCGACTCACGAGGTGCTGCCAACTTATGGAGATCCGGCGACGAAGGAAGAGGTGCGTCGATCCGTCGCGGAGCTGTTGCAAGTCGAGGTGGCGGCGATGAACGTGAATAACTTCGTGGTCCGTCCACATCGGCGCCTGGTCGAACAGTATGCGAAGCCCGGGTCCTGGGTGGTGCTCTCGAAGGAAGCCCTGGCTGAACTCTCCCGCGAGGTAGCCGGATTACCTACTGAGCTCGATCCCGAAAAGGAAGAGGCCAAGCGGTTCGACCTCCTGGCTCTGAGCCTTCAGCTTGCCTTGCTCCGCGCTGAGCCGGGATTCCCGCGCTTGCGCGACCGCGTCAAGGAGATTGCGGGACTCCTTGAAGAGAAGCGCGCGACCCCGATGGTCCGCGGGCAGATGGCGTTGATCCAGGACGTGCAGCGCGATGAATGGTGGCAAGACATCACGGTGCCGATGTTGGAGGCCATGCGCCGCCGGTTGCGCGGGTTGGTGCAGTTCATCGACAGGCGTCAGCGCAAGCCCGTGTACACAGATTTCGAGGACCTGATGGGGAGCGAGAGTACCGTCACCCTGCCCGGGTTTGCGGTGGGAACTGATCACGCCAAGTTTCTCGCAAAAGTGCGAGCCTTTTTGTGTCAACACCTCGATCACGTCGTAATTGCCAAGCTTCGCACGAACAAGCCGCTCACCGCCACCGACCTGTCCGAGCTGGAGCGCGTGCTTGCAGAAAGCGGCACGGGCGGGCCGGACGACATCCGTTGGGCAGCAGATGAAGCCCAAGGCCTAGGCCTCTTCGTGCGATCGCTGGTGGGGATGGAGCGGAGTGCGGCCAAGGAGGCACTCGCGGGATTCATCGCAGGCAAAACCTTCACTGCAAACCAACTTGAGTTCATCAATCTGGTTGTGGACCACCTGACCGAGCACGGGGTGATGGAACCTGCTCGGCTCTACGAATCACCCTTCATCGATCTGAGTCCGCATGGGCCCGACGCGTTATTCAAGCCCGGAGAGCTGGACGATCTCTTGCGTGCGCTGGAAGCCGTGCGCGCCACCGCCTTGGCGGCGTGA
- a CDS encoding YihY/virulence factor BrkB family protein, with protein MMGWSFLSRVFDTFRRRGCPSLAASLAFYSLLSLFPLVFLLLYGISFIVSQDVIGYQFLLGFLKGFLPSLGERLAVDIRRVAEQNEVRWVVFLTFGWFSALVFYELDYAVNAVFGTAAKRHPLISTLVAIALIWMLGFLTLISFVATQAIELMTAYAPRLWGLNFMALSAHDFLIAYSLPFLLAFASVTCLYRYLPHQRPTWRGATIGGAVFSLLWIAAKALFVTYLEDAALYTQLYGSLLEVVLLLLWVYYSSTLVLLGAVVTHEYQTVEPPA; from the coding sequence ATGATGGGCTGGTCGTTCCTCTCTCGGGTGTTCGACACCTTCCGCCGTCGCGGCTGCCCGAGCCTTGCGGCCTCACTGGCCTTCTATTCGCTCTTGTCGCTCTTTCCCCTCGTGTTCTTGCTGCTCTACGGCATCAGCTTCATCGTGAGCCAGGATGTGATCGGCTACCAGTTTCTGCTGGGGTTTCTGAAGGGATTCCTGCCGAGCTTGGGGGAACGGTTGGCGGTGGATATTCGGCGGGTGGCCGAACAAAATGAAGTCCGTTGGGTGGTGTTTTTGACCTTCGGCTGGTTCAGCGCCCTGGTGTTTTACGAACTGGATTATGCGGTGAATGCCGTCTTCGGCACGGCGGCGAAACGGCATCCGTTGATTTCGACGTTGGTAGCCATCGCGTTGATCTGGATGCTGGGCTTCCTGACGCTCATCTCCTTCGTGGCCACGCAGGCCATCGAACTTATGACCGCCTATGCCCCGCGCCTCTGGGGCCTGAACTTCATGGCGCTCTCCGCCCACGACTTCCTGATCGCCTATTCCCTCCCCTTCCTGCTGGCCTTCGCCTCGGTGACCTGCCTCTATCGCTACCTGCCGCACCAGCGCCCGACCTGGCGCGGCGCCACGATCGGGGGCGCGGTGTTCAGCCTCTTGTGGATCGCCGCCAAGGCCCTGTTCGTCACCTACCTGGAAGACGCCGCCCTCTACACGCAGCTCTACGGCTCGTTGCTGGAGGTGGTGCTGCTCTTGCTCTGGGTCTACTATTCCTCAACCCTGGTGCTGTTGGGCGCAGTGGTCACGCACGAATACCAGACCGTCGAACCGCCGGCCTGA
- a CDS encoding NADH-quinone oxidoreductase subunit N, with product MTIPLQDLLAILPELIVIGAACLILALDPVLEASKKEVLAWLTLGTLAICIGYTSSHMTGRVTAFSDLVIIDSYAAFWKLLIYIVTGLTVLLSLAYLKAERLNIGEYYGFILLALAGMMVMVSGADLLTIYLGTELMSLSLYVMAGLKRSENQSLEASAKYFVLGAFSSGILLYGISLLFGLAGSTRLPVIAEAIAAQGTGNPMLSLALVLLAVGFGFKLAAVPFHMWTPDVYQGAPTSVTAFMAVASKAASFGAFLRVFTEGLGGVSADWSVLFTIICLVTLALGNLVAIVQTNIKRMLAYSSIAHAGYALIGVIVAGKQGGEAASTGFATVLLYIAIYSFMTLGAFALVGMLRKQGQESDQIEDFAGLAKREPLAAFFMLMFLVSLAGIPPTAGFIGKFYIFMAAVHAGLAWLAVVAVIFAAVSAFYYLRVVMVMYMREADGAAETHSRLETSPALSFVLACALAGVVLLGLFPNGLWSLATQAAPLLK from the coding sequence ATGACGATCCCTCTACAGGACCTGCTGGCCATCCTCCCCGAACTGATCGTCATCGGGGCGGCTTGCCTTATCCTGGCCCTAGATCCTGTTCTTGAGGCCTCCAAGAAGGAGGTCTTGGCCTGGCTCACGTTGGGTACGCTCGCCATCTGCATCGGCTACACGTCCTCGCACATGACCGGCCGTGTCACCGCGTTCAGCGACTTGGTCATCATCGATTCCTATGCCGCCTTCTGGAAGTTGCTGATCTACATCGTCACCGGGCTCACCGTGTTGTTGTCCTTGGCTTACCTCAAGGCGGAGCGGCTCAACATCGGCGAATATTACGGCTTCATCCTGCTGGCCTTGGCCGGCATGATGGTCATGGTCTCCGGCGCGGACCTGCTGACGATCTACCTCGGCACGGAATTGATGTCGCTCTCGCTCTATGTCATGGCCGGCCTCAAACGGAGCGAGAACCAGTCGCTCGAAGCCTCTGCCAAGTATTTCGTGCTCGGCGCCTTTTCCTCCGGCATCCTGCTGTACGGTATTTCCCTGCTCTTCGGTCTGGCGGGCAGCACGCGCCTGCCGGTCATCGCCGAGGCGATCGCCGCCCAAGGTACCGGCAACCCAATGCTCTCGCTGGCCCTGGTGCTGTTGGCCGTGGGCTTCGGCTTCAAACTCGCTGCGGTGCCGTTCCACATGTGGACCCCCGACGTGTACCAGGGCGCGCCGACCTCCGTCACCGCCTTCATGGCCGTCGCCTCCAAGGCCGCGAGTTTCGGCGCCTTCCTCCGAGTCTTCACGGAAGGGTTGGGCGGCGTGAGCGCCGACTGGTCGGTACTGTTCACGATCATCTGCCTGGTAACCCTGGCGTTGGGCAACCTAGTGGCGATCGTCCAGACCAACATCAAACGCATGCTGGCCTACTCCAGCATCGCCCATGCCGGGTATGCGCTCATCGGGGTGATCGTCGCAGGGAAGCAGGGCGGGGAAGCGGCCTCCACCGGCTTTGCCACCGTCTTGCTCTACATCGCGATCTATTCCTTCATGACGTTGGGGGCCTTCGCCTTGGTCGGCATGTTGCGCAAGCAGGGGCAGGAAAGCGACCAGATCGAAGACTTCGCCGGGCTCGCCAAGCGGGAGCCGCTGGCCGCCTTCTTCATGCTCATGTTCCTGGTGTCGTTGGCCGGCATCCCGCCGACCGCCGGCTTCATCGGCAAGTTCTACATCTTCATGGCCGCCGTGCATGCCGGGCTGGCTTGGTTGGCCGTCGTCGCGGTCATTTTTGCCGCCGTGTCCGCCTTCTACTACCTGCGGGTGGTCATGGTCATGTACATGCGCGAGGCCGACGGCGCCGCCGAGACCCACTCACGGCTGGAAACCTCGCCGGCCCTGTCCTTCGTCTTGGCCTGCGCGCTCGCAGGCGTCGTGCTCCTGGGCCTGTTCCCGAACGGCCTCTGGTCCTTGGCCACCCAGGCCGCACCGCTGCTGAAATAG